The genomic stretch AACCATGACCGAGATCCAGGCCAAGGCCTTGCCCTTAATCCTTGAGGGAAAAGACGTGATTGGCCAGGGAAAAACCGGCTCTGGCAAAACCGCCGCCTTTGCTTTGGGGCTGTTGCACAACCTCAATGTTAAACGTTTTAGAGTGCAAGCCTTGGTGGTGTGTCCAACCCGAGAGCTGGCCGATCAAGTTGCTATTGAAATTCGCAAATTGGCTCGCGCCATCCACAATATTAAGGTGCTCACTTTGTGCGGTGGTGCCCCCATGGGACCACAAATTGGCTCTTTAGAGCATGGTGCGCACATTATTGTTGGTACGCCAGGCCGCATTGAAGAACACCTCAGAAAAGGCCGTTTATGCTTGGGTGAGGTGAATACCTTTATTCTCGATGAAGCCGACCGCATGCTGGAAATGGGCTTTGAGGTGCCACTACAATGTATTATTGACCACTGCCCGAAAGCACGCCAAAACTTGCTCTTTAGCGCCACCTACCCGCCACAAATTAAGCAGCTGGCTCAACATGTTATGCAGCAGCCAGAAAAAGTAACGGTCACAGCAACCCATGATGACAGCAGCATAGAGCAGCACTTTTATGAAGTACAAAATAACAATGAGCGGCTAGTGGCAGCACAAAAGTTGTTGCTGCAGTTTCAGCCAAGCTCGGCAGTGGTGTTTTGTAATACCAAAGCTGAGTGCCAAACCGTATGCGATAGCCTGCAACAATTAGGCTTTGATGCTGCAGCGCTTCATGGTGATTTGGAGCAGAAGGACCGCGATCGTACCTTAGTACGCTTTGCTAATCGCAGTGTAACCATCCTAATTGCCACCGATGTCGCCGCTCGCGGCCTAGATGTGGATCACGTTGAATTAGTGCTTAATTACCATATTGCCCACGACCCTGAAGTTCACGTACACCGTGTGGGTCGCACCGGCCGTGCGGGCAAAAAAGGCATCGCCTGCTCCATTATGAGTTATAAAGAGTCTCATAAGGTCAATGCCTTGGAAGACTATCTTGATATCACCGTTTCGCCATCGCCATTACCCAGTGACGCGGTATTAAAAAACCAGATAAACCGCGCTGCCATGATCACCTTACAAATTGACGGTGGTAAAAAAGCCAAGTTACGACCTGGCGATATTCTTGGCGCGCTTACCGCCAATAATGCCATTCAAGGCAGCCAAATTGGTAAAATTAAAGTCACCGCAATGACCTCTTATGTTGCCGTTGAGCGCAAGATTGCCCCGTTAGCATTAAAAACCCTGAGCGAAGGGAAAATGAAAGGCCGCAACTTCAGAGCGCGAAAACTAACGCGTTAGCGCAACCTGAGACACTTCGAGGTGGCGCCCAGCTAAGCGCGCCGCCTCGGATTATCTTTTTTTTAGAAAAACCTTGCCTTTATTACTCGCCTTAGGTATTATAACAAACTTGCTTGTTATTTCCTCTCATACAACAAGCACTGCAGTAATGCCTCCTTGCCCTGATCCAGTAAGTCCGCATCAACGTAATAACAAGAGCTTAATATAGTCAGGCGAAATACAGCTGTGTCACATTTATCAGCGCACAGCGTTGGGGATTCGCTAAAACTGTAATGAAGCTCGTTTATAGTAAAAACAACTAGCTAAAAAGCTAAACGTTAAAAAGTGAGTTTTATTATGTCTTATACACATAACGGTACAGAGATCCGTATTGAGCAGCCAATTCGCTCAATCTCGGTGAACAAATCTAGGGTCGTATTTGCTGATGGCGCTGGCCGCAAGGTCACCCAGTTTGCCAATGGCAACGAAGCCCGCCAATTTCTTAATTGGCTAACCTCAGCGGTTTAATACTACGCTGACGCGCCAAGCCGCGGCAAAGCTAAGCACTTTTTGCTCTTGCCCACTTGGCGCACACCTCCACATAAACCATTAATACTGATCCCTCACCTCCTCCAGCACGTTTAATTTTGTTCAAAACAAATTGAAACTAACTAAGGCGAAGCGAATGTTCTCTCTATTTAAACGCGACCCAAAAAAGAAAATGCGCAAAGAGTATGACGCGCTATTAGAAAAAGCCATGCACGCACAACGTAACGGCGACATCAGAACCTACTCGATGTTAACCGCAGACGCCGAAGCACTTTGGTTAAGAATTGAAGCCCACGATAAAGAGGCTGCATCCTAGCCATACACCAAAGTGTTGGTCGGTCACCCTAACGGTAACGTTTATACCATTTTGCTTAATTAAGTGGTCTATTTTGAGGCGAGAAAATCTTGTCGATAGCACCGCTCCCGCGTCCTGCTACCGCCAAGGTACCTGCATCCATGCAGGCAAGGCGAAAACTTTGCTATTTAGTTGTTCTAAATAAGAAGTTTTTTAACGCAGCTAGCATCAGATTTAATCCCTCAAATTGATCAAGTATTAAGTCAGAATGGTATTATTAGGGCAACTGGCCAAGATAGATGTCACTGTCTTTTTGTGTTTGGCTGGTACATAGCCACCAATAGCTACCTTCTTGGTCTTTTTTACCAGCGTTAACATGTAAACAACCCTCTGGTACTGCAATACTTATCTGCTTATTAAGGTTACTGTCGTAGAGCTCGATACGTCGCCCTTGAGGGCCTTTTTGTAACACCGCCAACTGGCCTGCCAGCAAAAAGGCATTGATATTCGCAGCCAGTGTTGCCTTGGTATTATTTCCCCAATGCAGCGATTGCTCCTTTACTACGACTGCTAGACCATCTCGGTCCTGCCCGGCAAATTTCACATTTTCTGGTCGCCACTGCTGACTGTTTTCAGAAGTTGGGTTATGGCTATAGACCTTACCGGAGTGGCTTTGAAACACGATGCCGTCATCAACTTGCCAAGTAAACACTCGAACGCATGGCTCAGGGGTTGATAATGTCGTGATTTTGCCCAACTCTTTGCTGATAGTAGTCAGCTTACCAGCAACACATAATGCTAAGCTGTCACCGCGCTCAGACCAAACCATAGGCGCAATAAACTCTATCTCATTGGGGTTATCAAATAATAACCGTTGCTGCCCAGCTGCATCTAAGTACACTTTGGGTGTACCAGAGCGCTTAGATATATAGGCTATTTCACCAAGGTGATTGACGCTCCCTTGATAGTCGAGGTACTTGCTATCCACCGCGCTATGCTGGACGTTAAAGTCGCTCCAATATAAGTCACTGTCATTGTGTTCATACACCGCTACAAAACTATCATCAGCGTACTGCCGAGCGATGAGGTTCGTATTATCTGCCACAAGCTCTAAGATATTTTGCTGCTCGAGCACATAAAGCTTACCACTGAGGGTATCGATAAGCTGTAATTGGTCTTGTTGAGGCTGCCACGCCAAAGTTGCAAAGGCGGGTACCTCAGTACTCAGGGTTACCAAGCTGTTATTAGGCAGCAGTTGCAATAACCTGCCAGCATCACCTGCAGAATACTGGATCATTACGCCATTGGCAGTGGTCGCAAAAGTGACATTTTTTAACTTGGCTGGTAATGGTTTTACGGTCTTGACTTGCATTGTTTCTAAATCGAGTTTCACTAACGCGTAGCTTTGCGCTTTGACCGCTAGCAGTAGCTTAGTCGCAGATAACGGCGCGGCAGCTAATACTTTTTGCCATAAAGGAAACTCCCCGAGTAAGGCACTGACCCCGGCCCCCTGCTCTAATTGATCAATTCGAATAAGTGAGATGGGTTGGGTTTTATCCTGTTTAAACACCAATAAACTGTCATTATCATGCCAAACATACGTCAGCACTCCTTGTGCTGCCTTTATCACTTTCGTCTCATTCACTCCTGACGATACTTGCTGTTGAAACAGCAATTGTCGAGTTCCTCCCGCTCGAATATAAGCTAAGTGTTCACCTGACGGGCTAAAGCGCGGGTTGTATTCCCTGTCTTGACTGAAAGTTATCTGCTCAGTCGCAGGACTCTCGCTTGGGGCCATGAAAAAGAGCAAGACCAATAACGTCGCCACAAGACTTAAAAACACGCTGATGTTTTTAATGCTAAACCAAGCGCTTGGGGTACTGCTCACCTCAGTGTCTGCAATTAAGCGATAACCTAACTTAGGGTGTGTAAACAGCACTTGTGGATGTTGGCTTGAATCTTCCAGCGCTCTTCGGATCAAAGCAATGATACGCTGAACTGAGCTGGGGGAAAAAACTCGACCAGGCCAAATAGCCGAAAAAATAGCTTGTTGCGATACCACTTCACCGGCATGTTGCCGTAAAAAACATAACACTGCCATTGCTTTGGGCTCTAATGTATTGACTTGGTTATCCTTTTGCACCGTGCCTTTGCTCGGAGAGACCTGCCAGCCTCCAACTTCAAAATCTGACATCCTTCTGAAATCCCTAGATATATTTTCCCTAAGATTAACCTTAGAAATTTTTAAGCGTTTCTCAATTGCCACTTTCTCAGTAAAGCGCAAATTGGCCTGAGCGTATCAAAAAACAGGAGATCATAATGAAACGCCTTGCTTTATTATTTATCATTCAATTCTTTGCCTTAGCTGCTGTCTATGCTAGCCCAGCAAAACTGGGACAACACTTTACGATAGAATCCACCCATTTAAAACAATCTCGAAAAATTGTTGTATCAGTGCCCGAATACTATGACAGTGAGCCTCATCAACATTATCCAGTGCTTTACGTAACCGATGCTGCGGCGCAGTTTGATCACTTGTCTAGCACCATAAACTACATTGCCGGTACCGTCAGCCCAATGATAGTTGTGGGTATTTATCAGCAAGACCGCCGCGATGAAATGATGGCCTTTGATCAACAAAGCCAACCGCGCCAAAAGAGCCAGCGCTTTTTAAAGTTTATCACCGATGAGGTGAAACCGTTTATAAAGGAAAAGTTTCGTACCGTAGATCACAGTCTGTTAGCCGGTCACTCGATTGGTGGTGCTTTCACCCTTCATGCTTATTTAACTCAGCCGCAAGAGTTTGATGTTTTCTTAGCACTGAGCCCGAGCTTAGCGTGGGGTAATGAGCAAATGTTAGAACTACTACCAGCACACCTCAACCGCTCAGGACAGCCAACACTGCATGTCTATTTTGAAGGGATCACGCCATTTCCAACACCAGCAAAAAGCTATAAAGCGCTGAGCGCCATGTTTGCTAACGCCAAAGAGCAAAATAAGCTCGCTATTGAACTTAGAAATGATGAGGATCACATATCCATAACTCATTATGGTGTCTACACTTCGTTAAAGGCCATATACCATGATTGGTTTTTATATATTCCAGAAATAGTCAAAAATAAAACCGCGTTTACTAGCCACTTTTCGAACCTATCTCAACGCCTTGGCTTTAATGTTAAACCGAGTGAATACTATATTCGTGGACTGGTAGGGGCAATGCTGGATCAAAACCAAATTGACACGGCGCAGTACATTGCTAGCGAAGCGGTAAAATTATACCCCAACTCACATCAAAGCTTTGAGCGTCTTGCAGAAGTAGCAACAGCGAAGCAACAAACTAGCACAGCGCGCAAGCACTTAAACCAAGCGCTGCAATTAGCCAGTACTGATGAAGTGAAAGTGCGGATAAAAGAAAGCATTTCTGAACTTTAGATAACTTGCCAGCGCCATGGTTTTTTATCATGGCGCTGTGAGACGCACTTTTAACGCTTAAGCAGCGCCTTTAATTCAGGATCCGTAATATCCGCTTGGGCTAACTGGTTAAGCAGCCGCTGTGATGCGGTGTTATCATTATTCAGGCGATATAACTGACTCAGACGGTATTTGGCCCAGGTTTTCGGTGGGTGTCCGGGCTCTAGTGTCTCTGTAAGGTATTGCTCTAGCGCCATTATCCCCGACTTGATAAAGCGTTCTGCCAACACCGCGGTACGGCCTAACTGATATAAACTGGCAATGCGGTGGTAATTAAGCCCCACTGCCGGTGCTGGGCTCTGAGCTTGGGTAAAGCAGCGCTGCGCCAATTCGTAATGCTTCTTTTGCTGTGCTGCAAGCCCAGCTTTGAATAGCCACTCTTTACCTTTATCAGCCTCTTGTAACTGAGTGTTTATATATTCTACCAGGGTGTTATCATCACTTTGCTCGCTATGGTAGTTAAGCGTCAGCAATGCTGATTGATGGCTATCGATGGCATCGACACTCTGTATCTGTTGCCACGCTTTTTTACTCGAGCCACCAACAATGGCGGGGGCTGAGAGGTAAAAGTAAAACAACCCGATGTGAGCTTCTAGATGATTTGGCTCGGTTGCAATGGCCTGCAAAAAAGCCTCTTCAATAGCGCTGGCGTAACGGGGTTTGGCTAAGAAAAACGCGTCTTTAATAAGCTCAGCATTGGTTAGTCCTAGCCAATAATATTCATCGGCGTGATTAGGTGATTGCGTTAGCGCCTGCTCGAAATAGTCCAGTGCCCCCGCAAAGTCACCTTGTTGATAATAAATTCGACCTAAGTAATACCACGCCGTATTTGCGTCTTGCTGTTGTAATTGTTTGAAAGCCGCTTTGGCTTGTTGGTACTTTTGCGCAGTAAACCACTGCATCGCCTCTGCAAACTGGCTTTGCTGCGCTCTGGCAGACTGACCAGCCATTACCAGCAGCATTAGCACTATAATTAGAATTTTAATTAAACGAAACATTACTCTCTCCTTAAGCGATGCGGTACTGTTTAGCAATGCGTTTTTTAAAGCGATTTATCGCCACTGTGCCAATAATGCCAGGTAACACCCAAGGCAGTAACTGCCAAGCTCCAGGTAACACTTGCATTAACCAATGGCGGCCTCCAACAGCAAAAAAGGCAGTATACACAGCAATCCCTGCGCCGATGATGGTGGTCATATGCTCAAGCACCCACTCCCGTGATTTAAGCGTAGGTTTATAGATGTAATACAGCGTGGTGATCGCTGTAAATAACCCTATCCCGGCAAAGATGGCATACAACACACTGCCCTTGTCGATGGCAATATAAAGCACCCGAGCACCACTGAGTGTTAACAGTCCAATTCCTAACAAGTGGCCCAATGTTTTGAGCTGTTGGCGGGCTTGCTTTACCTGCAATACCAAAGTGGCGTGACGCACGCTCACCCATACCAGCAACGACAGCATCAGCAAGAACTCACTCAATTGTCTTTGTTGTGTGCTTAAACTAGCCAACTGTTGTGGCGACAGCTCTGCGCTTGGATAGCGAATGGCAATGGGGTCATAAATCACCATCAGCGACATAACAACGCCACTGACGGCCACCGCAAGCATACTGTAGTTAAACATTCTGCCCATTAAAATATGCTTGGCGCTGCCTTTTTTAACTATTACAGGCCCCCAAAAAATGATGAGCGCAAACGCTCCTAATACAATATGGAGATATAAAATAAACTGGTGAACGGTAAGCATAATTCTGCCCTCAATAATGTCATTAAGGTTAGCTTACGCAATGAATGGCCTTGTCACCTGTGCCAAAAGTCATGACTTAAATCGTGACTTTTGGCCTATAGGAGCCGCAGAGGATCTGTGCCATACTGCAAAAAAGAACAATAACAGGTACATCATCAATGCCGCAGAATAAAGCTTTACCTGACCGTGATAAGCGCGATGTATTGGCCATCGCCACATGGGCAGTAATAGCGCTGCTAGCTACCTATATAATGCAAAAGCAATCAGCGAGCTTGCCGTGGTATCACTATTGGCCATTTTTACTCAGCTATGTCGGCGGGTACTGGTTCGCCACCAACAGGCGTTTAAATCCGGCTGTGCGTGCAAGTTGTCTCGTAATGATGCTGCTCTCAGCAATTGGCACCATCACCATTTTGCAGCTTGAATTTACCGTTATTCTTACCATTATCTGGGCTGCCGTGCTGGCCTATTTTACCTCACCTAAGCGTGCAACTTGGATCACGGTTGCGGTTGTAGTGCTGCTTTTTGCGCTGCTGAGCTGGCAAGCACAGCAGGTAAAATGGATTGAGGCCATTTTATATGGCGCGTTTCACTTATTTTCGGTGTCTTTAGCAGCCGCCAACCATGGTGAAGAGCAAGCCAAAGAAGCCTTACAAAATAAAAACGCACAACTGCAAGCTACCCAGCACCTATTATCGGAGCTCTCGAGGCAGTCTGAGCGCACCCGAATTGCCAGAGATTTGCATGATTTACTTGGTCATCACCTCACCGCCTTAACGATAAAATTGCAAGTCGCAGGCCTCGCCTGCGCTGAGAATGCAAAAGCCAAATCGCAAATAGACGAATGCCATCAACTCGCCAAGTTACTCCTCAACGATGTCAGAGATGCCGTTGACACCTTAAGACATCATCAGCACATAGACTTCAGACAGTCACTGGCGTTATTTCTCGCACAAGTGCCTCGGCTTGAAATACACCTAGCAGACGAGGATGATTGGCAGCTGCAAGATAGTGCCTTGGCGCAAACTATGCTGTTTTGCATTCAAGAAGCCATTACCAACAGCTTAAAGCACAGCCAAAGTACGCGTTTTTGGCTTAAAATAAGCCAGCAACAGCAGCAAATCATTTTAATAATGCATGATGATGGCAAGGTCGCCGCTGACTTTCAGCCTGGCAATGGCCTAACAGGTATGCAGGAACGCACCCAGCTTTACCACGGCGATGCTCAGTTTGCGGTGGTGGCTGGTGCTTTGCATTACACTCTTACCTTTACTTTACCAAATGACGAGGAGCAACGATGAAAGTCGTATTGGTCGACGACCAAAAGCTGATCCGCGACGGCATTAAAAGCCTGCTTTCATTTCAACCGGGAGTGGAAGTCGTGGCGGAGTACAGTAATGGTCAAGCGCTCATTGAGCAGCTAGACACCTTACAGGCGGATATCATCTTATTAGATCTTAATATGCCGGTGATGAATGGCATAGAAACCCTTGAGGCGCTGGCCAAGCAAAAAACGACACTGCCAGTCCTGATGCTGACCACCTTTGATGACCCTAAGTTGGTGCTAGACAGCTTAGACAAAGGTGCCCGTGGCTTTGTGCTCAAAGACATTGCACTGGAGACTCTGGTGGCGGCCATGGAGGTTATCATCCAAGGTGAAACCTACTTCCAACCCGCCATTACCAACTCCTTGCTACAACAAGTGAGCAACAACCGCCAAGGGCTTGAAAGGCAAAGCCACTGTGAGGCATTAAGCAATCGCGAAGTTGAAGTGCTACGACTGTTGGCCAATGGCTACTCCAACAAAGAGATAGCTGCGGCTTTGCACAAATCAGAGGGCACCATTAAGAACCATGTCTCTAATTTGCTGGCTAAACTGGGGGTTCGCGATCGCACTAAGGCCGTGCTTCTGGCCATTGAGCAGAGGCTGATTTAATCTGCTCGCAAGGGCGTGAGTATCGCCCCCAAGCGCTGTTTGCTAGTCGCCATTGACATCAACGATGACGCGGCCTCGGACTTGACCTGCCAGCAACTGCTCGGCCAAAGCTGGTACTTCAGCGAGCGAGATTTGATGGTAAATTTGCGCTAACTTAGTCACATCCAAATCTCGCGCTAAGCGCTGCCATGCCTCAAGCCGCAGTGGCCTTGGGCACATCACACTATCAACCCCCAGCAAACTCACACCGCGAAGAATAAACGGCGCCACGCTCGCAGGAAAATCCATACCACCAGCCAAGCCACAAGCGGCCACAGCACCACCGTACTGGGTACTAGCACAGGCATTGGCCAACACATGAGAGCCAACCACATCAATTACCCCAGCCCAGCGCTCTTTTGCTAAAGGCTTGCCAGCGCCCTCTAATTCACTGCGAGGGATGACTTCAGAGGCGCCAAGTTCAAGTAAAAAGTCTTGCTGTTGCGCTACACGTCCACTTAAGGCGATCACCTCATAACCCAACTTAGCAAGCAGTGTCACGGCGATACTGCCGACCCCGCCGGCAGCTCCAGTAACAAGCACAGGACCACTTTGAGGTGTAATACCATGGCGCTCTAAGGCCATAACACACAGCATCGCAGTGTAACCTGCTGTACCAATGGCCATGGCGGTTTTTGGCGAAAATGCCTGAGGTAAAGGAACTAGCCAATCGCCATTTACTCGTGCTTTTTGCGCCAACCCTCCCCAATGTTTTTCACCCACGCCCCAGCCATTTAAGATCACCAGCTGGCCGCTTTGATAGTCGGGGTGTTGCGAGTCGGCCACACGGGCGACAAAATCAATCCCTGGGATCATCGGAAACTGCCGCACCACAGGCGACTTTCCGGTAATGGCTAAGGCATCTTTGTAGTTTAGGGTTGAATACAGCACCTCAACGAGCACATCTCCTTGAGGTAAATCTGACTCAGTCAAGGTGGTCAGTTGACAATGATACTCACCAGCTGGTTTATCTATTAGGATCGCATTAAACATAGCCTCTCCAATTAATTAGACCGATTGTCTATTAAATCATGTAAAAATGGTTAGGTTGTTTTGCAAAGAGCAACCTAGCCGCTACTTCACTGCTTAATTGCAGCGACATAAAAGTCGCTAAAAGCCGTTAAAGGTCGAGTAGAATGTTCCAACTTAGCGCGCATCACAGCGCCTTCCCAGCCATTCCAAAAAACATAGGCTAATTGCTCACAATCACTGTCAGCGGCGATTTCTTGCTGCGCTTTGGCAAGCTCTAAGCACTGTGTGACCAACTGCTGCCAATCAGCCAATACGCCCGAAAGCTTTTGCCGAAAAGACGGCGGCAACTGCGCCACTTCTTGGCTTAAGTTGCCCACCAAACAGCCTCGCGCAAACTGGTGGCGCTGCATCGCTTGGGCAGCATTTTGCATGTATTGCTGCAGTCGTTCTAAGCCCGACAAATGCGATTGTTGCAGTGCTCGGTTCAGTTGTGTTTGTAAGTAGTTACTATAACTTTCAAGTAGTGCTAAACCGTAGTCTTCTTTGCTTTTAAAATAATGGTAAAACGATCCTTTAGGCACATTCACTTGTCGTAAGATCACTTCGATCCCGGTGGCACAAAAACCGCGCTCGGTAAGAATTTCCATGCCCGCGCGCAGTAAAGCCGCTTTGGTTTCACTGTGCCCCGCTTGATCTTTTTTTGGCCGGCCGCGCCGCCGTTTAGGAGAATATTCAGTCATAGAAAAATATTAGACCGGTCGTCTACAAAAGTAAAGAGCAAAAAACATTCTTTCAATGTTATTCGGTTGGGGGAGTAAGTCAGGGCTTTATACCAATTAGCTTAATTAAGTGGTCTATTTAAGGGAATATTAATGCGGATTGGTGTTAGTGCCTGTGAGTTATTGCCGGATAACAGTGAACAAGGTTGAGCTACACTCTGAATTTAGAGACTTGTTGTTTTAATGCCACAGCCAGCGCTTTTAGCTCACTGCCGGCATCGGCAATTTCGCTACTGCCTTTCACTGTGGTGGTGGCGTGTTCACTGACATTAATAATGCCGCGATTGATTTCTTCTGCAACCGCCGACTGCTCTTCAGAGGCCGTTGCGATTTGGGCACTCATGTCATTAATAATGGAAATGTCTTCAACGATTTCTTTCAGCGCTTGATCGGCATCTTGCGCCTGCTCCACCGTTCTGTGGGCATACACTTGACCTTCTTCCATTACCGTTACCGCTTCATGAGAATATTTTTGTAAGTCCTCAATCATTTTTTGAATGCTTTCGGTGGACTCTTTGGTGCGCTGTGCCAAAGCACGCACCTCGTCGGCCACCACAGCAAACCCGCGGCCTTGTTCACCGGCACGTGCGGCCTCAATAGCCGCATTCAAAGCCAGCAAGTTAGTTTGTTCAGCAATGCCATTAATCACCGTAGTAACATTGCCAATTTCTTCACTCACCGCACCCAGCTGATGAATAACATTTGCTGCTTTTTCAACTTCACTGGCAAGACCATT from Pseudoalteromonas sp. UG3-2 encodes the following:
- the dbpA gene encoding ATP-dependent RNA helicase DbpA, producing the protein MTQQLFSSTSLSSALLDNLSALGYETMTEIQAKALPLILEGKDVIGQGKTGSGKTAAFALGLLHNLNVKRFRVQALVVCPTRELADQVAIEIRKLARAIHNIKVLTLCGGAPMGPQIGSLEHGAHIIVGTPGRIEEHLRKGRLCLGEVNTFILDEADRMLEMGFEVPLQCIIDHCPKARQNLLFSATYPPQIKQLAQHVMQQPEKVTVTATHDDSSIEQHFYEVQNNNERLVAAQKLLLQFQPSSAVVFCNTKAECQTVCDSLQQLGFDAAALHGDLEQKDRDRTLVRFANRSVTILIATDVAARGLDVDHVELVLNYHIAHDPEVHVHRVGRTGRAGKKGIACSIMSYKESHKVNALEDYLDITVSPSPLPSDAVLKNQINRAAMITLQIDGGKKAKLRPGDILGALTANNAIQGSQIGKIKVTAMTSYVAVERKIAPLALKTLSEGKMKGRNFRARKLTR
- a CDS encoding DUF6435 family protein, encoding MFSLFKRDPKKKMRKEYDALLEKAMHAQRNGDIRTYSMLTADAEALWLRIEAHDKEAAS
- a CDS encoding winged helix-turn-helix domain-containing protein, which gives rise to MSDFEVGGWQVSPSKGTVQKDNQVNTLEPKAMAVLCFLRQHAGEVVSQQAIFSAIWPGRVFSPSSVQRIIALIRRALEDSSQHPQVLFTHPKLGYRLIADTEVSSTPSAWFSIKNISVFLSLVATLLVLLFFMAPSESPATEQITFSQDREYNPRFSPSGEHLAYIRAGGTRQLLFQQQVSSGVNETKVIKAAQGVLTYVWHDNDSLLVFKQDKTQPISLIRIDQLEQGAGVSALLGEFPLWQKVLAAAPLSATKLLLAVKAQSYALVKLDLETMQVKTVKPLPAKLKNVTFATTANGVMIQYSAGDAGRLLQLLPNNSLVTLSTEVPAFATLAWQPQQDQLQLIDTLSGKLYVLEQQNILELVADNTNLIARQYADDSFVAVYEHNDSDLYWSDFNVQHSAVDSKYLDYQGSVNHLGEIAYISKRSGTPKVYLDAAGQQRLLFDNPNEIEFIAPMVWSERGDSLALCVAGKLTTISKELGKITTLSTPEPCVRVFTWQVDDGIVFQSHSGKVYSHNPTSENSQQWRPENVKFAGQDRDGLAVVVKEQSLHWGNNTKATLAANINAFLLAGQLAVLQKGPQGRRIELYDSNLNKQISIAVPEGCLHVNAGKKDQEGSYWWLCTSQTQKDSDIYLGQLP
- a CDS encoding alpha/beta hydrolase-fold protein, with product MKRLALLFIIQFFALAAVYASPAKLGQHFTIESTHLKQSRKIVVSVPEYYDSEPHQHYPVLYVTDAAAQFDHLSSTINYIAGTVSPMIVVGIYQQDRRDEMMAFDQQSQPRQKSQRFLKFITDEVKPFIKEKFRTVDHSLLAGHSIGGAFTLHAYLTQPQEFDVFLALSPSLAWGNEQMLELLPAHLNRSGQPTLHVYFEGITPFPTPAKSYKALSAMFANAKEQNKLAIELRNDEDHISITHYGVYTSLKAIYHDWFLYIPEIVKNKTAFTSHFSNLSQRLGFNVKPSEYYIRGLVGAMLDQNQIDTAQYIASEAVKLYPNSHQSFERLAEVATAKQQTSTARKHLNQALQLASTDEVKVRIKESISEL
- a CDS encoding tetratricopeptide repeat protein, which codes for MFRLIKILIIVLMLLVMAGQSARAQQSQFAEAMQWFTAQKYQQAKAAFKQLQQQDANTAWYYLGRIYYQQGDFAGALDYFEQALTQSPNHADEYYWLGLTNAELIKDAFFLAKPRYASAIEEAFLQAIATEPNHLEAHIGLFYFYLSAPAIVGGSSKKAWQQIQSVDAIDSHQSALLTLNYHSEQSDDNTLVEYINTQLQEADKGKEWLFKAGLAAQQKKHYELAQRCFTQAQSPAPAVGLNYHRIASLYQLGRTAVLAERFIKSGIMALEQYLTETLEPGHPPKTWAKYRLSQLYRLNNDNTASQRLLNQLAQADITDPELKALLKR
- a CDS encoding sensor histidine kinase — encoded protein: MPQNKALPDRDKRDVLAIATWAVIALLATYIMQKQSASLPWYHYWPFLLSYVGGYWFATNRRLNPAVRASCLVMMLLSAIGTITILQLEFTVILTIIWAAVLAYFTSPKRATWITVAVVVLLFALLSWQAQQVKWIEAILYGAFHLFSVSLAAANHGEEQAKEALQNKNAQLQATQHLLSELSRQSERTRIARDLHDLLGHHLTALTIKLQVAGLACAENAKAKSQIDECHQLAKLLLNDVRDAVDTLRHHQHIDFRQSLALFLAQVPRLEIHLADEDDWQLQDSALAQTMLFCIQEAITNSLKHSQSTRFWLKISQQQQQIILIMHDDGKVAADFQPGNGLTGMQERTQLYHGDAQFAVVAGALHYTLTFTLPNDEEQR
- a CDS encoding response regulator transcription factor, whose translation is MKVVLVDDQKLIRDGIKSLLSFQPGVEVVAEYSNGQALIEQLDTLQADIILLDLNMPVMNGIETLEALAKQKTTLPVLMLTTFDDPKLVLDSLDKGARGFVLKDIALETLVAAMEVIIQGETYFQPAITNSLLQQVSNNRQGLERQSHCEALSNREVEVLRLLANGYSNKEIAAALHKSEGTIKNHVSNLLAKLGVRDRTKAVLLAIEQRLI
- the acuI gene encoding acrylyl-CoA reductase (NADPH): MFNAILIDKPAGEYHCQLTTLTESDLPQGDVLVEVLYSTLNYKDALAITGKSPVVRQFPMIPGIDFVARVADSQHPDYQSGQLVILNGWGVGEKHWGGLAQKARVNGDWLVPLPQAFSPKTAMAIGTAGYTAMLCVMALERHGITPQSGPVLVTGAAGGVGSIAVTLLAKLGYEVIALSGRVAQQQDFLLELGASEVIPRSELEGAGKPLAKERWAGVIDVVGSHVLANACASTQYGGAVAACGLAGGMDFPASVAPFILRGVSLLGVDSVMCPRPLRLEAWQRLARDLDVTKLAQIYHQISLAEVPALAEQLLAGQVRGRVIVDVNGD
- the acuR gene encoding acrylate utilization transcriptional regulator AcuR is translated as MTEYSPKRRRGRPKKDQAGHSETKAALLRAGMEILTERGFCATGIEVILRQVNVPKGSFYHYFKSKEDYGLALLESYSNYLQTQLNRALQQSHLSGLERLQQYMQNAAQAMQRHQFARGCLVGNLSQEVAQLPPSFRQKLSGVLADWQQLVTQCLELAKAQQEIAADSDCEQLAYVFWNGWEGAVMRAKLEHSTRPLTAFSDFYVAAIKQ